The region GCAGCGACCAATCTGGTATTGCAGGCAGGGGCGTGAGCGGTTGCGATAGACGCTGTTCTCACACTGGCGAACAGGGAAAATTTTCTGCAGCAGCGCCAGCGTCTCGCGCACAGCATAACCGTTCGGGAAAGGCCCGAAGTACTCCCCTTTGGCATGCTTCGCACCGCGATGCATGGAAAGACGAGGATGCGTATCACCGCTGAGGAAAATAAACGGGTAGGATTTATCGTCACGCAGCAGCACGTTATACCGGGGCTGGTAGAGCTTGATGTAGTTATGCTCAAGCAACAGCGCTTCGGTTTCCGTATGGGTAACGGTGACATCAATCTGTTTGATCTGTGCAACCAGCGCTTCCGTTTTGCGCGAGGCAAGGTTGCTGCGAAAATAGCTGGAAAGCCGTTTTTTCAGGTCTTTCGCTTTACCGACATAGATAACAGTGCCGCCGGCATCATACATACGATAGACGCCGGGTTTACTGGTAACCGTTTTGAGAAATGCTTTCGAATCAAAAACTTCAGTCACTGACTTATTAACGTCTCCGCATTGCACAACCCGTGGCGAATAGCGAGGTGCGTCAGTTCGACGTCGCCGTGAATGTTCAATTTGCTGAACATACGATAGCGGTAGCTATTCACCGTTTTTGGGCTCAGATGTAGCTGTTCTGAGATCTCATTGACCTTCTGGCCTTTGGTGATCATCAGCATAATCTGCAATTCACGTTCAGACAAACTGTCGAACGGCGAGTCCGTTTTTTCGGGTTCGATTTGGCTAAGCGCCATTTGCTGAGCAATGTCGGAAGCGATATAGCGCTGACCAGACTGCACAGAGCGGATAGCGTTCACCATTTCCTGCGGCGCAGCGCCTTTGCTGAGGTAGCCCGCTGCTCCTGCCTGCATCACTTTCGCGGGCAGTGGGTTTTCAGTGTGGACAGTAAGCATAATCACTTTGGTATCCGCATTACCACGCGCGATTTTCCGCGTCGCTTCAAGGCCACCGATACCGGGCATGTTCATATCCATCAGAACGACATCAACCGTATTGGCACGACACCATTTAATGGCATCTTCCCCACAGTTGACCTCACCGATAACTTTTATGCCCTTAATGTCTTCAAGAATGCGTCGTATCCCTGCGCGCACCAGTTCATGGTCATCAACAAGTAGTACGTTGATCAATGGAGTATCTCCGGAATAGGGATAACGCGACAAAAGCCTAATTCAAGGTATATTAACTTTTTTTCATCTAACAGTGAAAGGTTAAAAAACCAGTAACTTTCGATTTTGTTCGCGTTTTTGGAAATTAAGTTATACAGCGTGTGGAAAGTTCCGCGATCTTTTAAAGCGCAGCGCTAAAAAAGTTTTAGCCCTGATTTTCAAAAAGTTACTCTAAAATTGTCTTTGCATGTATGATTATTAGCACGCTTTGCATGTAACAACAATTAACTGCCTCTAAACCTTGCTTAAACATATATTCTTCGACAATTAAACGCAGTACCGTTAATTACCGTCAGGTTTAATTTAATAAACTGAAAACAATGATCAAAAAACAACCACTGCTTTCTTTTGCCATCATTATGGTATACTCCGCCGCTTTGACAGTGTCCGTCGCGCACCTGCGCGACACCGTAACGAGGAAAATAAATTGAGCACACCTGATTTTTCCACTGCTGATAATGCAAAGGAACTGGCGCTGGAAGTCTCCTGCCTGAAATCAATGATTACGCTGATGCTGCAGGCCATGGGCCAGGCAGACGCCGGACGCGTTATCCTTAAAATGGAAAAGCAAATCGAACAAATGGAAGACGAAGCTCAGGCGACGGTATTTTCCGGTACTGTTAAGCAAATTAAACAAGCCTATCGCCAGTAAATAATAACCGGCTGCCAAAATAAGTTTGTCAGCTGGCTATCTTTGCCGGGCAAAACATAAGGGATATTTAAATCATCCCTGTCGCCGCTGCGTAGCATGCGATCTGTGTTTTGTTCGGCGCGTTAAATTTCTTCTGCATATTTTTTTGATGAAAATTAACGGTGTTTTCGGAGATGGATAAAATCATCGCGATCTCTGCAGATGTTTTACCTTCCGCCGTCCACTTGAGAATTTCACGTTCACGCTTACTGAATTTCATTTCAGGCGCCAGCACCATCTGATCTTCCAGACGCGTTAATGCCAGCAGGCTTAACTGCACCAACGTCTGCAGGCGCAATTCAATTTCATCATCCGACATCATTTTGCCAAACAGACTGGTACGCGACACGGACAAAAAACCCATCGCATGATTGGGCAACATCAGGCACTGCGAAATACCTTTACGCAATCCGTGATCCCGTGCGGCATCCCACAATACCGTGGCATCGCGAAAGAGTTTGTCATTCCAGGGAAGATGTCCCTGAATGAAGTTTTCAGCCTTCAGCACCGGGTCAATAGCAAAGTAATTCTCTGCCTGATAATGCTGCATCCACGCTTGTGGATAAGAGGTTTCAACGCTCAACTTCGGCCGGGTAAAAGGCACCGGGTGACGAACGCAAAGCGAAAAATAATCAAATTCCAGCAGCTGTGTCTGCCGCTGTAATTCGGAATAAACATCCTGGGATGTTGTCATCTCCTGGAACCGCGACATCATGTCACGACGCCAGGTAAAGAATTCTGTATCCTGCATACCGACCGGTAATACCCCTGGTTTTAATAATCATTATTTTGTATACAATAAACTAACACATAAAACTTAATTATAAATATAAAATATCGATACCGCCGGAAATAAGTTGCGTTTAACGCCAACGTTAACGGTATCTTCAGGAGGGAATAACGGCCTGGCGTTTCAGGCGCACAACAGAAAACCGGGAAATATCCCTGCAAAATTTGTACGTAATAAAACCATTGAATTTTAACTTAAGTGGAATTAACGCGATTCAGCCGCAATGGGCGCTGAACCGCGAAGGCATTACTGCATGAGGAATTTTTCCAGAAACTGGCGCGTACGCGGTTGCTGCGGGTTGGCAAACAGCGCTTTCGCGGGTCCTTGTTCCACAATGCGCCCCTGATCCATAAATATTGCCCTGTCCGCCACGTCACGCGCAAAGCTCATCTCATGTGTGACAATCACCATCGTGCGTTTTTCCTGCGCCAGCTGGCGAATGGCATTAAGCACTTCACCCACCAGCTCAGGATCGAGCGCGGACGTCGGCTCGTCGAAGAGGATCACATCCGGACGCATCGCCAGCGCGCGGGCTATCGCCACACGCTGCTGCTGCCCGCCCGACAAGCGCCGCGGGTAGCGATTCTCTTTGCCACTCAGCCCCACTTTTACCAGCAGTTCGCGCGCCCGCGCGGCCGCCTCGTCTTTGGGCTCGCCTTTCACGATCACCGGCCCTTCAATAATGTTCTCCAGCACTGTCCGGTGCGGGAACAGATTGAAGTTCTGAAAGACAAACCCGACATGCTGGCGTAACTGGCGGATAGCACTTTTCTGCTGGCTCAGCGATCGCGCAGTATCAATGGTGATATCGCCCACGCGGATTGTGCCATTCTCCGGCTGTTCAAGCAGGTTAATACTGCGCAGCAAGGTGGTTTTACCGGAACCGCTCGGGCCAATAATCGCCACCACTTCGCCCTGTTGCACCTCAAGATCGATACCGTGCAACACCGTCTGGCCGTGGAATTTTTTCACCAGGTTTTTCACGTCGATAGCACTCATTTCGGATCACGCTCCTGGCGATTAAGCTGGTTTTCGAAATAGTTTTGCAGCGAAGAAAGCACCGTCGCCATTACCCAGTAAATCAGCGACGCCGCAAGGTACATAGTGAACACTTCCAGCGTACGGGAGGTGATTAACTGCGCCTGACGGAACAGTTCCGGCACCTGGATAGTGGCTGCCAGTGACGTATCTTTCACCAGGCTAATAAAACTATTGCTCAACGGTGGCAGCGCGACACGCGCGGCCTGCGGCAGAATCGCGCGACGCAGCGTTTGCCACGGCGTCATGCCTATACTGGCCGCCGCTTCCCACTGCCCTTTATCGATAGACGAAATCGCCGCGCGCAACGTTTCCGCTGCGTAGGCCGCCGTATTAAGTGACAGACCAATCATCGCAGACGGAATAGGATCCAGCTCAATACCAAACTGCGGCAGACCGTAGTAGATCATAAATAACTGGGCGATAAGCGGCGTACCGCGAAAAATCGAAATGTAAAAACGCGCCAGCCAGCGCACAGGTAAGAACGACGACATGCGCATCAGCGCCAGCAGAAAGCCCAGCAGTAAACCAAAAAACATCCCGCCAATACTGAGTTGCAGTGTAAATACCGCGCCCTTTAACAGGTAAGGCGCGGAGTCGATAACCAGTTGTAGACTCTCTTGCATTATTTTTGCTCTGCCTGGGAATTAAATATGGGGGTGATAGGCAAACAGCGCCGGTGCGCCGCCCGTATGGATAAACAGGATTGGCCCGTTATCTTTAAAGCGATTCTGTTCAATACCATCCAGTAACCCGGCCATCGCTTTGCCGGTATAAACCGGATCGAGCAAAATGCCTTCCAGACGGGCAAGCAATTTGACCGCTTCCACTCCTTCATCATTCGGCGTGCCGTAGCCTGGCGCGAAGTAATCATCCCACAACAGAATATCGGCATTGGCCTGCAATTCGAGTTCTCGCGCAATCGCCTGTTGCAGCGTCACCACTTTCGGTTTCTGATCCGCAACGCTACGCGAAACCGTCACGCCAATCAGCTCCACCTCCGGCATCAGTTGCTCAAGCCCGACCGCCAGCCCGGCGTGCGTACCGGCACTGCCGGAAGCCACCACCACCGACGAAAGGGCCACCGCACCTTCGCATTGCCGGGCGATTTCCAGCGCACTTTCCACATACCCCATTGCGCCCAGCGCGTTTGAGCCACCAACCGGGATCACATAAGGGCGAAAACCCTGTGCTTCAACACGCGTCGCCAGTTCCTCCAGTTGCGCAGTGGGATCCGTCAACGCATCGCACATTTCGATCTGCGCATTAAACAGATCCAGCAGCAAGCGGTTGCCATTGGTGAGGTAGTTTTCTGCTGTGGTACCAATCGGGTTTTCTAATAGCGCAACGCAGTGCAGACCTAATTTGGCCGCCACGGCCGCCGTCTGACGAACATGATTGGACTGAATCGCCCCGGCGGTAATCAGCGTATCAGCGCCCTCGCGCAGCGCATCCGCTGCCAGAAACTCGAGTTTGCGCAGCTTATTGCCGCCCATCGCCACCGGCGTGACATCATCGCGTTTAATAAAAATTTCGCGTCCCAGGTAATCGGAAAGCCGCGGCAAATATTCCAGCGGCGTGGGCGCACCAATCAACTCGAGGCGCGGAAAGCGGGTCACATTGTGCAAGGGCATAAAACCTCCGAAGACCGGGTAACGTTAGCAACTGCTTTTTATTATGCACACTAAAAGCGATCAAATAAAAAAGGCGCTTGATTAAGCGCCTTTTTTTAGCGGGCAACGATTACTTCGTCACATCCGCGCCAAACCATTTTTCCGACAGCGTTTTCATGGTGCCGTCTTTTTGCATTTCGGCAATGGCTGCGTCGATAGCTTTCAGCAAATCGTCATTACCTTTACGCAGCGCAACGCCGGATTCCTGACGTGAAAACGCATCCCCCGCTACCGCCAGCGTATCTTTGGTTTTCTTCACCAGATCCAGCGCGGCCAGACGATCGACCAGGATGGCGTCAATACGGCCAACGCGCAGATCCTGATATTTTGTCGGGTCATCATCATAGGTGCGAATATCAACTCCCTGCACGTTCTTACGCAGCCACTCTTCATAGTTAGTGCCGAGACCCACGCCCACTTTCTTGCCTTTCAGGTCCGCAGCGGATTTGATGCCCGCTTCGTTCCCTTTTTTCACCAGCGCCTGGATACCAGAAACGGTATAGGGCGTGGAGAAATCATACTTTTTCTTGCGCTCATCGGAGATGGTGACCTGGTTAATCACCACGTCGATGCGTTTAGAATCCAGCGATGCCAGCATGCCGTCCCATTTGGTGGGTTTCAGGGATGCTTTTACGCCAAGATGCTGCGCCAACGCTTCGGCGAACTCTACTTCAAAACCAGTAAGCTTGCCGTCGTCGCCCTGGAAACTAAACGGCGGATACGTGCCTTCCAGACCCACCAACAGCGTGCCACGCTCTTTGACTTTATTGAGCAGGTTTTCCGCCGCGAATGTTTTCACGCTCATACCTGCTACCAGCGCGACGGCCATCACACCCATCAGCGCCTGACGTCCCAAAAGTGCTAGTTTCATAGTTACCCCGATAAAGAAATTGGCTGTAGTGTAAGGTGCCTGACGCTAAGTACAAGCACAACTCGGCTACATCTTATTCCTTTTTAATATAAATCAGATGTTGCACCTACAGCGATTTTTTGCACGGAGGCAAAACGCATCTGGGTTTTAAACTGCGCATATTTGCGCAAGGCAATCCGATAATTATTGGTGCTGGTCGCAGGTAACCACGGTTCCAGATTTTCGTCGAGGAAACCTTCTTCAAGCAGCTGTCGGGAAATATTAAGTTCAGTGAGATGGTTGCCGAGGCGGCGCAAACGCACGACATACTCGCGCACCGTACCGTGGCTCATTTCGGTTTGTTCGAAGAGATATTGTTTAAAACCGATGATATCGAAGAAATCGCTCTGCTCTTTGCAGTGCAGATCGCCGCAAAAACGACAGAGTGCGACCCACTCTTTTTGCTCTTGTTGCCAGGCCGCTTCATCCAACAGCATATCCAGACGCGAAATCGCGATTTTATTCACGATTTCGCCCCGGCGTACCAGCGTGATGCGATCAAGCAGCTTGTGGCAGTGTGCGCAATGCGTCTGGCTGTGTTTAAAGTCTTTAAGGTAGCGGCTTAGAGGCCGTCTTTTAGGTTGCTGCACCGTCATGATAACTCCTGGTTGTCAATGCGTTGTACGGCATTTACCAGGAGTGATGCAGAATCACCGACCTATAACTTACCCAGCTTGGTACGTAAGCGCTTAATGGCCTGGCTATGGAGCTGGCTGACTCGCGACTCCCCGACTTCCAGAACGGCGCCAATCTCTTTCAGATTGAGTTCTTCCTGGTAGTACAGTGTCAGGACAAGTTGTTCACGTTCCGGCAGCGATTCAATCGCTTCCATGACCCGGTGACGTAAATTACTTTCCATTAACTGGAATAACGGGTTTTCCTGTTGATGATCGTCAGTGACCAGCTCGATACTGTCGCCATGCTCTTCCCGCCATTCATCATAGGAGAAAAGCTGGCTGTTATTGGTATCGAGCAGCATCTGACGGTATTCCTCTACAGGAATTCCAAGACGCTGCGACACTTCTGTTTCCGTCGCGTTACGTCCCAGTTCTTGCTCAAGTTGCCCCATTGCCTGCGCCACTTCGCGGGCATTACGCCGAACGCTGCGCGGCACCCAATCGCGGCTGCGCAATTCGTCCAGCATCGCCCCACGAATACGCTGTACTGCGTAAGTGGTAAATGCCGTTCCTTGCAGAGCGTCATATCGGTCTACTGCATTCAGTAAACCGATACCGCCCGCCTGTAGCAGGTCGTCCAGTTCCACACTCGCCGGCAAACGCACCTGCAGGCGCAATGCTTCGTGACGCACAAGAGGTACATAACGCTGCCACAGCGAGTGTTTATCCATTACACCTTCAGCGGTATAGAGTGAATTCACGATAAACAGCCCTGCGTTAATTGAGTTATCGGCACGATTATCCGATTCTGGAGTGGTTTTAATCGGATGAATAGTGGGTGAAATGGGGGTTATTTGACTTTATTGAACCGTTCTCCCGGCCGGTAATGCATATAACACCAGCTCAAAAGCCAGCGCCGGATGATGCCCGCGCAAATAAAAACGATAATTATCCGACAGTTCACGAATGTATTGCGGGATCGTCAGCAAATCTTCCGGCTTGTGATACAAGCTAATAGTCAGAACAGGCAAAGATGCACGAATGGTATGTTGCGCACCTTTTAGCGCTTCCAGTTCCGCCCCCTCAATATCCATTTTAATAAATGTAGCGTAATTCGTGCCTTCAAGAGCATTATCAATGCTGACCACATCAATGGACGTGTTACCTTCCCCTTCGCTTAAACGAGACGAGGTATCCATTCCGGAATCAAAGCGTAATGTGGTATTTTCCGACCAGACACCTTTATTGATGGCTTTCAGTTCAACATCGCCAATATCAGCGCGTTGTAATAAAGAGAAGTTTTTCTCTTCTGGTTCAAAAGCGAGGATTTTTGCGGGTTTCTTCACGCCCTGCTTCTGCGCAGCTTTCAGGAATGCAACCACGCTGTCACCATCGTAAGCACCGCAATCGACATACACTTCGTTATCCTGCAAACGCACCAGGTCTTCTGCAAGATAGTGGTTAGGATCGAAATATTTACCGTAGTACAAGCTGCGCGCGCAAATACGTTGATTAATAAACGCCACCAGCGTTTCTTTTGAGCGCTCATCGCCTAAAGAGTTATAAAACTCAGTCAAAGCAGCCTCATTTTCCTGACAAAATTCGGCGGTATAAAGCGTATCGGTATTCACGCCAATAAAAGAGTGATCGAAGATCAATATGCTTTCAGCATTGTTTGCGAGCATCGCTTCTAATTCAGCGCTCACATACTGGATAGCCAGAATGTAATTATAGGTGCCTTCTTGTCGGGCCAGTTGGTCTAAATTGATGATATCGTAACCGTAAAAGGTTGAACCTTCGGTAAAATATTTCTCATTGACCGCCACATAATCAACCTTCACATTCTGGCTGGTCAAAAATTCCCATGTTTTTTGCCCTAAATAACCGGCACCGCATAATACCAACGGACGACCATTGTTCTGCATTTCGTCGATCGTATCGAGAAAATGGTTTCTGGACTCGCTAATTTTTTCAAGAATAGACATATCTACCTCAGAGACTCATTCAGTACACAATAAGTGGCTATCACAGTATGATTTTTTGTTGCGCTAATGCGCTTTTGTTGGCGCTTTCAAGGAAAGCTAATCCTTTTAAAGCCACCTGCGAGCCAATAGCATAACCATTCGCTTCGCCGCGTAATGCTGCTGCGATATCACAGTAATAGTTCGCAAAGGCTTCAATAAACCCGGCGGGATGGCCAGCTTTAAAGCGGCAGTACCGCTCCTGGTTCGCCACCGTGTTGTCACTCGCCGTGCGGTCAATAATGCTAACGTTGCCGTGAATATCCGCGATACGTAAATACTCGGGCTCCATTTGCAGCCATTCCGCGCTGCCTTCTGTGCCGTACACCCTGATCCGCAAACCGTTGCGATAACCCAGCGCCGCCTTGCCATACCAGTAGTTGCACACCACATCATCGCTATAACGAGAGACGATATTCACCGTGTCCACAACGCCCGGCACACGGGCAAAGGTACTGTTAACGGCATAGACATCCAGCGCATGTTTCTCGGTGAGGAATTCCACCAGTTGATGGACATGTACGCCAAGATCCAGCGATACCGTCGGGATCGCGTTATCCGTGCGCCGCCAGGTTTGCGGCAACGCGATGCTACCGTCGCTGCGACAGCGGCTGAAACCCTCTTGCGGCATCTCA is a window of Enterobacter sp. R4-368 DNA encoding:
- the dcyD gene encoding D-cysteine desulfhydrase → MPLHNVTRFPRLELIGAPTPLEYLPRLSDYLGREIFIKRDDVTPVAMGGNKLRKLEFLAADALREGADTLITAGAIQSNHVRQTAAVAAKLGLHCVALLENPIGTTAENYLTNGNRLLLDLFNAQIEMCDALTDPTAQLEELATRVEAQGFRPYVIPVGGSNALGAMGYVESALEIARQCEGAVALSSVVVASGSAGTHAGLAVGLEQLMPEVELIGVTVSRSVADQKPKVVTLQQAIARELELQANADILLWDDYFAPGYGTPNDEGVEAVKLLARLEGILLDPVYTGKAMAGLLDGIEQNRFKDNGPILFIHTGGAPALFAYHPHI
- a CDS encoding DUF2594 family protein — encoded protein: MSTPDFSTADNAKELALEVSCLKSMITLMLQAMGQADAGRVILKMEKQIEQMEDEAQATVFSGTVKQIKQAYRQ
- the uvrY gene encoding UvrY/SirA/GacA family response regulator transcription factor is translated as MINVLLVDDHELVRAGIRRILEDIKGIKVIGEVNCGEDAIKWCRANTVDVVLMDMNMPGIGGLEATRKIARGNADTKVIMLTVHTENPLPAKVMQAGAAGYLSKGAAPQEMVNAIRSVQSGQRYIASDIAQQMALSQIEPEKTDSPFDSLSERELQIMLMITKGQKVNEISEQLHLSPKTVNSYRYRMFSKLNIHGDVELTHLAIRHGLCNAETLISQ
- the tcyN gene encoding L-cystine ABC transporter ATP-binding protein TcyN translates to MSAIDVKNLVKKFHGQTVLHGIDLEVQQGEVVAIIGPSGSGKTTLLRSINLLEQPENGTIRVGDITIDTARSLSQQKSAIRQLRQHVGFVFQNFNLFPHRTVLENIIEGPVIVKGEPKDEAAARARELLVKVGLSGKENRYPRRLSGGQQQRVAIARALAMRPDVILFDEPTSALDPELVGEVLNAIRQLAQEKRTMVIVTHEMSFARDVADRAIFMDQGRIVEQGPAKALFANPQQPRTRQFLEKFLMQ
- a CDS encoding Gfo/Idh/MocA family oxidoreductase, whose protein sequence is MAKPLSLAFIGGGLNSAIGMTHKIASQMDGHFQLSAGCFSRDDALNRQTGMAWGLDESKIYQDALTLLEKEHAHLDAVVVLTPTPAHREILMACLEYPLPIICEKALVASVKDAEDIQQRVDEVNSQLYVTFNYTGYPMVRELRQRLQSGALGRIQHVMVEMPQEGFSRCRSDGSIALPQTWRRTDNAIPTVSLDLGVHVHQLVEFLTEKHALDVYAVNSTFARVPGVVDTVNIVSRYSDDVVCNYWYGKAALGYRNGLRIRVYGTEGSAEWLQMEPEYLRIADIHGNVSIIDRTASDNTVANQERYCRFKAGHPAGFIEAFANYYCDIAAALRGEANGYAIGSQVALKGLAFLESANKSALAQQKIIL
- a CDS encoding FkbM family methyltransferase yields the protein MSILEKISESRNHFLDTIDEMQNNGRPLVLCGAGYLGQKTWEFLTSQNVKVDYVAVNEKYFTEGSTFYGYDIINLDQLARQEGTYNYILAIQYVSAELEAMLANNAESILIFDHSFIGVNTDTLYTAEFCQENEAALTEFYNSLGDERSKETLVAFINQRICARSLYYGKYFDPNHYLAEDLVRLQDNEVYVDCGAYDGDSVVAFLKAAQKQGVKKPAKILAFEPEEKNFSLLQRADIGDVELKAINKGVWSENTTLRFDSGMDTSSRLSEGEGNTSIDVVSIDNALEGTNYATFIKMDIEGAELEALKGAQHTIRASLPVLTISLYHKPEDLLTIPQYIRELSDNYRFYLRGHHPALAFELVLYALPAGRTVQ
- the fliZ gene encoding flagella biosynthesis regulatory protein FliZ, whose amino-acid sequence is MTVQQPKRRPLSRYLKDFKHSQTHCAHCHKLLDRITLVRRGEIVNKIAISRLDMLLDEAAWQQEQKEWVALCRFCGDLHCKEQSDFFDIIGFKQYLFEQTEMSHGTVREYVVRLRRLGNHLTELNISRQLLEEGFLDENLEPWLPATSTNNYRIALRKYAQFKTQMRFASVQKIAVGATSDLY
- the tcyJ gene encoding cystine ABC transporter substrate-binding protein, producing MKLALLGRQALMGVMAVALVAGMSVKTFAAENLLNKVKERGTLLVGLEGTYPPFSFQGDDGKLTGFEVEFAEALAQHLGVKASLKPTKWDGMLASLDSKRIDVVINQVTISDERKKKYDFSTPYTVSGIQALVKKGNEAGIKSAADLKGKKVGVGLGTNYEEWLRKNVQGVDIRTYDDDPTKYQDLRVGRIDAILVDRLAALDLVKKTKDTLAVAGDAFSRQESGVALRKGNDDLLKAIDAAIAEMQKDGTMKTLSEKWFGADVTK
- the sdiA gene encoding transcriptional regulator SdiA, with protein sequence MQDTEFFTWRRDMMSRFQEMTTSQDVYSELQRQTQLLEFDYFSLCVRHPVPFTRPKLSVETSYPQAWMQHYQAENYFAIDPVLKAENFIQGHLPWNDKLFRDATVLWDAARDHGLRKGISQCLMLPNHAMGFLSVSRTSLFGKMMSDDEIELRLQTLVQLSLLALTRLEDQMVLAPEMKFSKREREILKWTAEGKTSAEIAMILSISENTVNFHQKNMQKKFNAPNKTQIACYAAATGMI
- the tcyL gene encoding cystine ABC transporter permease; this translates as MQESLQLVIDSAPYLLKGAVFTLQLSIGGMFFGLLLGFLLALMRMSSFLPVRWLARFYISIFRGTPLIAQLFMIYYGLPQFGIELDPIPSAMIGLSLNTAAYAAETLRAAISSIDKGQWEAAASIGMTPWQTLRRAILPQAARVALPPLSNSFISLVKDTSLAATIQVPELFRQAQLITSRTLEVFTMYLAASLIYWVMATVLSSLQNYFENQLNRQERDPK
- a CDS encoding RNA polymerase sigma factor FliA, whose product is MNSLYTAEGVMDKHSLWQRYVPLVRHEALRLQVRLPASVELDDLLQAGGIGLLNAVDRYDALQGTAFTTYAVQRIRGAMLDELRSRDWVPRSVRRNAREVAQAMGQLEQELGRNATETEVSQRLGIPVEEYRQMLLDTNNSQLFSYDEWREEHGDSIELVTDDHQQENPLFQLMESNLRHRVMEAIESLPEREQLVLTLYYQEELNLKEIGAVLEVGESRVSQLHSQAIKRLRTKLGKL